Genomic window (Alligator mississippiensis isolate rAllMis1 chromosome 4, rAllMis1, whole genome shotgun sequence):
GACCTTCCCCACTCTTCAACAATACTGCTGGATGCCCAGAGGCAAAGAAATGCTGTTGTATTTGGCCTCAGCAGAGCCGAGCCCATGTGTGCTGGCCCTGAGAGGGGAAAGGGTTGAGGAAGGCGGTTGTGTATTCAGTGCTCAgcctggcagaggcagtggggagcaaGCTAGCAAAGTGCTATAAGAACCCACAGCTTTTAAGCCTCCCCTGAAGGAGCTGAGCCATGGGAAGAGAGGCAGCTGGCCATGTTGGCAGTCATGCAGacagcagggcaaggtggcaccttggagactgaCTCAttcggagaggcaggagcttccaTAGGCAACAGCCAACCTGCGCAGGCACTAAGCACTAGCTTTTAGTTAAGCTCGTGACTCCCTGAATTAATCTCTGAGGTGCTACCTGCCCAGAGGGAAGCATGGAGCTCTTCTCTCCATGCCCCCCAGGACGCCTGggctccagctggctgcagtTGGCTGTAAGTTCCAGGCTGCTGCTATTTAAAACCATCTTTAATGCACATTTCGGATGAAGTCAGCATGTAGAGAGCTGTAGCTCCCAGCACTTCCCacaagctggggctgaggcacACTGCCTGAGCCAGGGAGGGCCGAGCCGAAGGCATGGTGCTGGGAGTGCCTTGCCTGGGAAGGCTCTTTAGCCCCGTGTGGGACAGGAGCCAGGCCCCTTAGTAGAGCTGCAGGCGGAAGCTCTGTTCCAGCAGCAGGCTAATGGGCCCGGCTTCTCTTGTGTCTCCAGTGCTCAGCATCCTGCTGTGGCCACTGGTGGTTTACCATGAGCTGATCCAGAGGATGTACACGCGCCTGGAGCCTGTCCTCATGAAGCTGGACTACAGCATGAAGGCTGAGACGCTGCATCACAAGCACGAGAAAAAAAGTGAGGCTCTGGCTTCTCCCCCCACAGGTCAAccaaggggaagggcaggggggcacatacatacatacaagagtgcagcccagctgttGTCAGatgggctgtgctcaggctgggAGGTGGCACTGAGGAAATCTCCCCAGCGTCCTTGGGAGACCTAGCGGAGCCTGGCAAGGCTCTAAGGAATGACCAGTAGGGAACAGTCCTGCCCGGGTTGAAGGAAGGGGCAGCAACAGGTGTGATGGAGCCAGGCCACAGGTGTGTAAAGTGGTCCCTCTACTTCTTTCCTTAGGACGGCAGGGCAAGAGCGAGCCGGTGACCGGCGATGACCCGATGGCAGAAACGGAGAGCGAGAGCGAGGCAGAGCTGTCCGGCTTCTCCCCACTGGTAAGTGCAGCAGAgaggccaggcaggctgctgctcctgcacctccCAGGAGAGCCCAGTGCGGCGGGGCCAGgcttgtggtggcagcagcagagccaacGTGCAGCTGCATCTCGGCACTGGCAGACTGGAGTGAAGGCACCAGAGCTCCTCTTGGAGAGGGGCTGTTGTTACTGACTTACCCACTGGTGTTGCATCACAGTTGCCTAGGCATAGCCTGTGTGAGTGCAGGTCCTGGGGGCTGTCAtgcagtgggtgcagggggggggcacTGTCTGGCGCTGCTCTCAGGGCCTGCTCATGGGCTGTGgtctctccctgccaccctcaaTGATCAAGAGATGTGCAGTCCTGGGTTATTCCCCCCTGGGTCGCATCACCTTGGCTGCAGCATCTAGcagatggaggctggggtgggaatgGGAGGCCTTGGCCCCTGTAGTGCTGTAGATGCccaccctctgctcccctccttcgCAGGTGGATGTGAAGAAGACGGCACTGGCCCTAGCCATCACAGACTCGGAGCTGTCTGACGAAGAGGCTTCCATTCTGGAGAGCGGGGGATTCTCCGTGTCCCGGGCCACCACCCCACAGCTGACGGACGTGTCTGAAGGTAAGCAGCAGATCCACACCCCCGTTACCCCTCATGCTGTCCCGATTGTCTCCTAGGAGCAAGTCCGTTCCATTCATCCCGTGTcgtccccccccagccttgcagcagggcaggggggagccaggctaCTTGCAGGTGGAGGAATAGGAGAGCCATGCAGGGCTCTGCCTAGTGCCAGACTTGGTcgagggctgcctggcagggaggggacccGGCACCACCACTCACCCCGTTGCCTTTCAGACCTGGACCAGCAGAGCCTGCACAGCGAGCCGGAGGAAGCCTTCTCCAAGGACCTGGCGGAGTTCCCCTCAGTGGAAGAGTACCATTCCAGAGACCTGGGTCCGGCGGGTGACGAGGAGGCCTTTGGGGTGCCCCTGGGCCCCGACCTGGCCCATGCTGCCCGCGAGCTGGACTCAGCCGAGAAGGAGGCGGCAGATGCTGACCTGGCACTCCTGCGCCTGGCGTCTCCGCTCCACTTTGTAAATACGCACTTCAACGGGACCGGGCAGGCGGCGCCCAGCAGTGCGGAGCCCCCGCCCACCTCGGCCCCGGGCCTCGGCCTCCACCTCGACGCGCTGAGCCAAGAGATCGTCACCACGGCCATCAGCACAGTGGTGCAGAACACCCTGTCGGCCCTGCTGCGCTCCTCAGAGGCCAGTGAGGGGCCGTCCCTCTCCGAGTTCCTCCCCGCCGAGCCCGAGGAGAGACTGAGTTTCCAGGCGCAGCTGGGCGAGGGTGAGGCGGCGGGGGCCGGCCCGGCGGCATCACCCCAGGACGAGGACGAGGAGGCGGACGACTTTGAGCTGCTGGATCAGAGGGAGCTGGAGCAGATGGATGTGGAGCTGGGccttggagaggggcagggagccccagagcctcCTGCCCCGGCTGAGCTGCcaaagcaggaggaagagggggcggcagcagctgtgtccTAGGCCTGCTCTGCCGCCGCCGGACAGGAGGACGGATGGGGCCGTGCGGCGGGTGTCGGTGTCCGTGTTGCCCGGGACGGCCGAGCGtcagtgttactgtgctgtgtCTGGACTGCCCGCCCCCGCATCTTCCCGGGCCCGAGCtcgggctcctgcccagcccctcaccccgCTGGCATGGAGCCGGCGGGGGCCCCTCGCCACGCCGCCTGCGCGCTTCCTCGTCCTGGTGCAGTATTTGGGTCGTCGTCCGTTCGTCGTTGTTTGCACGAGTCCCCGGCTAGGTGTAGCTGCCGCTCGCTCCCACGGCCCCCGACGGGCACACATGGAGGGTTTTAATGGCTCAAAATGTGTACAGAATTTTAACTGTCTGTGGTTTAGCGCGAGGCGGGGGTGGGCACTGGTTTcacggggaggggaaggggcttggggccGGTGCCACCTGGGCCTTTCCTGGTCAGGGCTTGAGCCCTGCGCGCCGCAGCTGTGGCCGCCTCTGTGCCCAgcggggccctgccctgccctgccctgccctgccctgccctgccctgctctgcccacagCGCCCCTCTCGCCCGGGCggttgcagctctgggctgcggTGGGGGCCGGATTCCCACTTCGCTAATGGAGTAACGTGGCCTTGGGTGCCGtcggagccctgcactgcccccggtcctgccctgctgccccgagtTGCGCTGTGGCCCCGCGTGGGGCAGCTGGGTCCCGCCACCACctagcagcagccctgccctgcaagcGACCCGGCCGCCTCCTCGAAGAGAAGCAGAGGGGCCGTGACGGCGTCGGGCTGCGCAGCGACGGGACCGAGCAGCAGAAAACCGGAGTGGCTCCTGTGCtgcgcccctcccctcccctcccctcccctcccacggGCCGGGAGGCCGCCGAGGCAGGGGCGTGCAGGGCCCAGCCCCGGGGCCGGAGCGCGCGCCGCAGCCACGGGGGCGAGGAACCGGCCGGCGCTAGGACTCGGAGTCCGTCCCAGCCGGCGCGTGACGCCATCGCGCCGCCTGTCGGAAGTGGGCGGGGCGGGTGGCCGGTGGCCGCCATGGAGCTGCCGGACCTGGGCGCGCCCTGCTCGGAGGCGGCCTGCCGGCGCCTGGGTGAGCGGGGGGGCAATGGCGGGGGGGGCAATGGGGGGGCCCGGTCCAGACCCCCGctgaccccccccgccccccagactTCCTGCCGCTCAAGTGCGACGCCTGCGAGCGGATCTTCTGCGCCGACCACGTGTCCTACGCGCGGCACCGCTGCACCTCGGCCTACAAGAAGGTGCGGGGGGGGcatggggccgggcggggggcgtgggggcggggccgggcggtgCGGtgacacccccgcccccccaggacGTGCAGGTGCCCGTGTGCCCGCTGTGCAACACGCCCGTGCCCGCGCGGCGCGGCGAGATGCCCGACGCGGCCGTGGGCGCGCACATGGACCGCGACTGCCGCGCAGACCCCGCGCAGCGCCCGCGCAAGGTACGCAGcatcccccgccccgccccgcgcgcagGGGACACACCCCCGCCACGCCCCGCCCCGCGCAGGGTAGGCTCCGCCCCGCGCAAGGGACGCacgctcccccctgccccacctgtgcAAAGTAGGgaccagaccccccccccccccccccccctcgggcccaccagggcggggcggggcgggcagggcCCAGGTGGCGGTCCCGCGCCCACCCCGCGCCGTGCTGCCCCGCCAGATCTTCACCAACAAGTGCGGGCAGGCGGGGTGCCGGCAGCGCGAGATGATGCCGGTGCTGTGCGAGCAGTGCCGCCGCAACTTCTGCCTCAAGCACCGACACCCTCTGGACCACGACTGCGCCGGGGCCGCGCGCGCCCCCGTCTCGCGGGCAGGGTGAGGCTGCGGCCGCGGCCGGGAGCGCGTGGGCCGACACCGCCGTGGGGgccgggtggggggcaggggctcacGGTCTGTCCACGCAGGCACGCGGCGCTCGCTCGCGCCCAGGCAGCCGCCGCCTCCTCGAAAGCAGCGGCCGCGTCCATCCGAGGAGCGTCGTCGCGGGCGCCGCCCAGCCCCGCGCCCCCGGCCTCGGGCAGGTAGGGCCCTGCTCCGCGTCCAGGCCGCGGCACTgggtccggcccggcccggcccggccggggggcgctggtggggtgggggctcggTGCCGCCCGGCGCTGACCCCCTTCTCTCGCACAGCGGAGGCAGGACGGCGCCGGCGCCCCGCAGCACTTCGCCCCCGGCCGTGGCGCTGCAGAACGGCCTGGTGAGTGGAGCCCGGAGGCCGGCCCCgcgctggggaaggggcagggccggtAGCACCGGCCCAGGGCTGTCACCCCCTGCCCTACGGCCACGGCCACGTCCCCCTGTCCTTGCAGAGCGAGGAGGAGGCGCTGCAGCGAGCCCTGGCCATGTCCCTGGCGGAGGCAGCCCCCGGCTCAGCGCAGGCCCCCAGGTACGAGGGGGCTGTCCGTCCCCAGGgtgggccggggcggggggctccAGGACGGGTTGCGGGGGAGGGCCCGACGGGAGGACGGAGGCGCAGCTGCTGGCCTCGTCCCCGACCCCGAGAAGGGACCGCCGGCTTCGTGCTGCTCCCCCAGCGCCACGGTGCCGCTTCCCTGCGTCTTTTGGCCCCGGGGCGGCAGCTGCCTCATGTTGCAGCCCGGGTCCCTGGCCAGGCCCGTCCATGCCGCGGTGCTGCAGCCGCCACCCGAGCTCCGTCCTGtccccagctcccttccctgggAGCCTTTGGCTTCCCGCGGCTAATCTGTGCCCGCCGCACCGGCATCGCGGGAGGGTCCCCCAGGCCATTTGCCCCTGCACACCCGCTCTCGGCAGCCGCGCTGGCCTGCGCTCCCCGGGGCTCTGCGGCACGGCAGGCCTCACGTGCGGCCCGGGCTCTCCCCAGCAGCGTGCAGGAGGACGAGGACCTGGCGCTGGCCCAGGCGCTGTCGGCCAGCGAGGAGGAGTaccggcggcagcagcaggtgagcGGAGCTGTCGAGCTTCCCCCGTGCGAGCGCTGCCGGCTTGGGGGTCTCCTGGCCCGCGGTTGGGGCACTGCCTCCTCCTTGCCAGCCCCATCAGGACAGCGGGTGTGGGCCATGCCGCCAGGTTGGGGGCACCAGCACTGACTCCTCCGCGCTATCCCCTTGCAGAGCCAGAGCCGGACCTCGAAGCCGTCCAACTGCAGCATGTCGTAGAGCCGTGGCGGCCGGAGCTGCGGGACCCGAGTCCGAGCGGTGACggggggctccctcccccctttCAGGGCTATAAACACATGACCAAAGGCTGCCGGTGCCTGGCACCAGGGACGGCGTCGTCACTGCGCCGGCACCCGGGGCTGTGAACACAGACCAGCCCCCTGTAGCCGgtgcccggcctgcctgggctccacGGGGCTCGTCCACAGTGCAGGGCCTTGTCCAGCCTGACGCGGCCCCGGGGCTTTTGGACTTGCTGAGCTGGGGCCCCGGCCTGCCTCCCAGGGGTGTCCgcccccccagcagtgcctgagctggGGCACGACAGGCCTGTGGCCTCCTCAGACTTGGTGCTTGGACCCGGGGGGGCTCGGGGTTCCCTCCGCTGCTGCCTGAGCTGACGGGGCAGTGCCTTGGTGGTACCGTCCGGGGAGGGGGTGTCCTCTGGCCCCGCGCAGCTCCagtgctgcctctccctgcccgGCCCTCGTGGGAGCACTGACGAGGCTGCCCGGGGCTCCAGGCAGATCCGGCATGGCCCCAGGggccagcaccaccccctcccaggcccagctgttgcccctctggctgcccccagctccagcggGGCTGGTGTTtgcccccgggaggcggaggcgAGCTCGGTGCATGGTGCTGCTTGGAAGGAAATAAAGTGCTAGCACAGGTTTGGGCTCACTGTCGTGGGGGccggctctggggctgggggcctggcCCACGGTGCTGCAGCCAGGGTCCAAGGTGGGGCTGACGTGGCTgccagctgggccctgccagggttCGCATCTGCTGCACGGGGCAAGGGAGGAaggtggtggctgcagctgggtcctgctgcccagTCCCGCACCTCCGCTTGGAGGCAGGCAGTGCCCTgagcccccctggctctgcagcctggtggctgctgggggtccccagccccagggctgtgccaggactgtccgcagcagctggggcagctcctgccacgtCTCCCCTCCAAGCCTTGCCTGGGGAAGCTGCCCACCAGGCTGGCGAGCACAAAGCAGGGGCAGACCCAGTGCCTTCCTGCCCCACAGAGATGGGGCAAGGGCGCCTAGGTcccccccatccagccccttgcagggcaGCCGGgagcctccccaaccccacccagggCGCAGGATGGGGACGAGGGGAGTCCCTGCCCACGCGCCCGAGCCGAGACCAAACTCACAGCAAACGGTCGGAGACGACAGGTTCAATCAGACGTGGCAGGTACAGACTGCGCAGCCCCCCGCCGTGCCTGGGCCGGGCGCTGCCCCTACCACGGGCTGGCAGGAGCCCTGAGCGGCACcgcacccctccccagcccagcccagcccaggacactTCCCAGGCGGCCGCGGGGACGCGCCGGCCCCTGTGCGACGTGCAAGCAGCCCCCGCGGGCGCCGCGCTGTCAGGGCGGCGCTGGGTCCTTCTCGGTGCCGCAGTCCTTGCTCTCAGCGTCGGTGTCGGcaccagcctgctgctgcagccacatccCGGCGTACATGCCGCCGCGGCGCACCAGGTCCTCATGCCTGTGGGGACGCGCAGCGTGAGGctcctggcagagctggggggtggcgGGAAGCAGCAACGCGGGCGGGGGGGCCTCACCTGCCTCGCTCCACGACGCGCCCGTCCTTGAGCACCAGGATCTGGTCCGCGCCCACCACAGTGGAGAGTCTGAGGGGCCAGGAGAGACCTTGGACTAAGGGCCCAGCGCCCGGCCCTGCTCCGAGCACCCCGCTGTGCCTGTGACACTGCATGGGAAGACTGCAGCAGTCTCTCCTCggaccccccagccctggcacctccCCTACGGCTGCCCTGCTCGGGAAGTGCAGACGTGTCTCCCCACAAGCaccggggtgggctgggggagcaccCCTATTTTCCCAGCCAGATGCCAACAGGGACCTGAGCCCGCGTCTCAGCCTCCCGCGGGTGCTGCACCCCAGTCCTGGGAGGGGCCGCGCTGGGCTCCCCCGCCAGGCTGGAACAGGGTAGCCCctctagccccagcccacccccacgcCCCGACCACGCACCTGTGGGCCACCACGATGGTGGTGCGGTTGGCGCAGACCTGGGCCAGCGACGCCTGGATGTTGCGCTCCGTCTCCGTGTCCAGCGCCGACGTCGCCTGGAGCCGCAGGGACACACGTGGGGGCCACGCAGCCACGTGGCACCGAGCCGCAGAGCAGGCACGGCCGGCACAGAGGCCACGGCTTGACAGGAAGGGGACGAGTCGCCCTTACCTCATCCAGCAGGATGATGCCGGGGTCCTTGAGGAGGGTGCGGGCAATGGCCACGCGCTGCTTCTCGCCTCCGCTCAGCTTCAGGCCGCGCTCGCCCACCTGCGTGTCGTAGCCTGCGGGCACAGCCAGGCATCACCGTGCCCGGGTGGGCTTGTGGGCAAGGgaggtggctcccagctgcatcccccCAACACCCTTGGGGCCCCATCCCAgcatcccccccacagccctgcgcAGCCCCCGGGTGCCCGCCCCGCGCCCGTGGGCGTCCGGCCTCACCGTCGGGGAAGGAGAGGATGCGGTCGTGGATGTCGGCGGCGCGGGCGGCTGCCTGCACGTCCTGGTCGGTGGCGCCGACGCGGCCGTAGCGGATGTTGTTGGCGATGGAGTCGTTGAAGAGCACCGTGTCCTGCGGCACCACGCCCACGTGGGCGCGCAGCGAGGCCTGGCGCACCTGCCCGCAGCCGGCCGTCAGCCGCGCCTGTGCCCAGGCACCTCCAGCCCCCGTGCGCCCCGGGGACTCCCCGCCCCGGCtggacagctggggctggggctggggctggcgcagACGGGGCGGTGGAGGGACGGAGGGAGGGAGACCCGCTCGGGAGAACCCGGGACGGCCGTGGCGGCGCTGACCTTGGCGATGTCCTGGCCGTCGATGCGGACGCAGCCGCTGCCCACGTCGTAGAAGCGGAAGAGCAAGCGCAGGACGGTCGTCTTCCCCGAGCCCGACGGGCCCACCTGGCGCGCGGACACGGGAGAGCCGGGCAGGGCCGGGGTCACGGCTGGCCAGGGACACTGCCCTTGCCCCCGCAGGCATGGCCAAACCATGGGCCCTGCCCCAGCCGCTGTGGGGGGCCAActgaccctgccccccagcctggggatcccacccctgctgccccggGCACCGTGGGCTGTGGCTCAGCAGGGGCAAGACCTGTGTCCGGGGCCCCCCCACGGCCTGGACCGGTGCCGGCAGCCCCCACCCGCAGCCAGGCCCCCCCGGGCCGCGCTCACCAGCGCCAGGGTCTGTCCAGGCATCACCGAGAAGGACACGTCCTGCAGGATTTCCttcctgggggtgggtggggggtcagtcccagccctgggggcagctggcagggcccgGGCCCGCACCTGCCcgcccccgcgcccgcccgcgccCCCTCACCCGTCCACATAGCTGAAGTGCACGTTCTCAAACTCGACGCGGCCGGCCTGGAAGCGCAGGTCCCCGGCGTTCACCGCGTCCTTCACCTGCCGGGCGGCGATGCTGGCTCAGAGGCCGGCACGGCCGCCCCGGGCCTCCCTCTCCCCGGACGGCCGGAGCGCCACGCCCCACAGACCGGCCACGCGGGGCAGAGGGAGccgtggcggggggggggcctTGCCCATCTCtcgggggaagggagctgctggtcctggggggcagcgcagggggcggggcaacagggatggggtggggctagggactgggggtggggcttcAGGAACCTGGGGGAGAATACTGTTGGGGGCGGGACTaggaagtggggtggggcaaTAGGAATGTGGGTG
Coding sequences:
- the RETREG2 gene encoding reticulophagy regulator 2, which encodes MATRAEEAAGPAEAGPEAAAAAEEAAAAVERLAAALRLRLRGWEAALAAAQRMLVWERPLHSLVTAAALGGALWLFSSTSLRPLFLLSMSLLGFLLLERWKPRFLFDFSAQPLEEPGGDSEGATGAQPHLLSVPELCHCLAESWVTFRLYLQELLQYKRQNPAKFCASVCSGCLTLAVVGHYVPGIMISYIILLSILLWPLVVYHELIQRMYTRLEPVLMKLDYSMKAETLHHKHEKKRRQGKSEPVTGDDPMAETESESEAELSGFSPLVDVKKTALALAITDSELSDEEASILESGGFSVSRATTPQLTDVSEDLDQQSLHSEPEEAFSKDLAEFPSVEEYHSRDLGPAGDEEAFGVPLGPDLAHAARELDSAEKEAADADLALLRLASPLHFVNTHFNGTGQAAPSSAEPPPTSAPGLGLHLDALSQEIVTTAISTVVQNTLSALLRSSEASEGPSLSEFLPAEPEERLSFQAQLGEGEAAGAGPAASPQDEDEEADDFELLDQRELEQMDVELGLGEGQGAPEPPAPAELPKQEEEGAAAAVS
- the ZFAND2B gene encoding AN1-type zinc finger protein 2B isoform X2, which gives rise to MELPDLGAPCSEAACRRLDFLPLKCDACERIFCADHVSYARHRCTSAYKKDVQVPVCPLCNTPVPARRGEMPDAAVGAHMDRDCRADPAQRPRKIFTNKCGQAGCRQREMMPVLCEQCRRNFCLKHRHPLDHDCAGAARAPVSRAGHAALARAQAAAASSKAAAASIRGASSRAPPSPAPPASGSGGRTAPAPRSTSPPAVALQNGLSEEEALQRALAMSLAEAAPGSAQAPSVQEDEDLALAQALSASEEEYRRQQQSQSRTSKPSNCSMS
- the ZFAND2B gene encoding AN1-type zinc finger protein 2B isoform X1, translated to MELPDLGAPCSEAACRRLDFLPLKCDACERIFCADHVSYARHRCTSAYKKDVQVPVCPLCNTPVPARRGEMPDAAVGAHMDRDCRADPAQRPRKIFTNKCGQAGCRQREMMPVLCEQCRRNFCLKHRHPLDHDCAGAARAPVSRAGHAALARAQAAAASSKAAAASIRGASSRAPPSPAPPASGSGGRTAPAPRSTSPPAVALQNGLSEEEALQRALAMSLAEAAPGSAQAPSSVQEDEDLALAQALSASEEEYRRQQQSQSRTSKPSNCSMS